From a region of the Lactuca sativa cultivar Salinas chromosome 4, Lsat_Salinas_v11, whole genome shotgun sequence genome:
- the LOC111921566 gene encoding protein translocase subunit SECA2, chloroplastic isoform X1, whose product MAASSSAISNPSFFTVTTKRHQSSSPPFSFFCTRPANPFPLLSFCSRRRRFTPILIKASLKENLGRVTKTWGDFTSLNYWVVRDYYRLVEFVNSFEPRIQKLSDEQLTAKTAEFRRRLGKGETLADIQAEAFAVVREAAKRKLGMRHFDVQIIGGAVLNDGSIAEMKTGEGKTLVSTLAAYLNALTGEGVHVVTVNDYLAQRDAEWMGRVHRFLGLSVGLIQRGMKPEERRSNYRCDITYTNNSELGFDYLRDNLAGSSGQLVMRWPKPFHFAIVDEVDSVLIDEGRNPLLISGEASKDAARYPVAAKVAELLIRGLHYNIQLKDNSVELTEEGIALAEMALETKDLWDENDPWARFVMNALKAKEFYRQDVQYIVKNGKALIINELTGRVEEKRRWSEGIHQAVEAKEGLPIQADSVVVAQITYQSMFKLYPKLSGMTGTAKTEEKEFLKMFQMPVIEVPTNMANIRHDLPIQAFANARGKWEYVHAEVESMFRVGRPVLVGTTSVENSEYLSALLRASKIPHNVLNARPKYAAREAQTVAQAGRKYAITISTNMAGRGTDIILGGNPKMLAKEVIEDSILSHMSHDTPDVEVEDPKSQKVLSKMKIGPSSLALLAKTALMAKYVGKSENKSWTYEKAKSIISESIEMSQSMGLDELQRLVEEQAEMYPLGPCIAIAYLSVLKDCEIHCFHEGLEVKRLGGLHVIGTSLHESRRIDNQLRGRAGRQGDPGSTRFMVSLQDEMFQKFNFDTEWAVKLISRITNDEDVPIEGDTIVRQLLSLQVSAEKYFFNIRKSLVEFDEVLEVQRKHVYDLRQLILTGDSESCSHHIFQYMQAVIDEIVLGNVNPLKHPSSWNLDKLLKDFVAISGKILDESCAGITVESLMQSLANVDEVSDVDINDFCFPNLPQPPNAFRGIRKKTSSLKRWLAICSDDSLSLKDGRYRLAANLLRKYLGDLLITSYMNIIQESGYAEEYVKEIERAVLVKSLDCFWRDHLVNMNRLNSAVNVRSFGHRDPLEEYKIDGCRFFISMLSATRRLTVESLLRYWSSPMDSQQIYT is encoded by the exons ATGGCGGCTTCTTCGTCTGCGATCTCAAATCCCTCCTTTTTCACCGTAACTACGAAGCGTCATCAGTCCTCTTCTCCTCCTTTCAGCTTTTTCTGTACACGACCTGCCAATCCTTTCCCCCTACTCTCGTTTTGTTCTCGACGCCGTCGCTTCACTCCCATACTAATTAAAGCATCTCTCAAA GAAAATTTGGGCCGCGTTACGAAAACGTGGGGAGATTTTACAAGCCTTAATTACTGGGTTGTTCGGGATTATTATCGTCTTGTAGAGTTCGTTAACTCCTTTGAGCCTCGAATTCAGAAGCTTTCTGATGAACAG CTAACTGCAAAAACTGCTGAGTTCCGCCGTCGCTTGGGAAAAGGAGAGACACTTGCCGATATTCAAGCCG AGGCATTTGCTGTTGTTCGCGAAGCTGCCAAGAGGAAGCTTGGGATGCGTCATTTTGATGTGCAG ATTATTGGTGGTGCAGTGCTTAATGATGGGTCTATTGCTGAGATGAAAACTGGAGAGGGGAAAACATTGGTTTCTACATTGGCTGCATATCTTAATGCCTTGACTGGCGAGGGTGTTCATG TGGTAACAGTCAATGATTACCTTGCTCAACGTGATGCTGAGTGGATGGGCCGTGTTCATCGCTTCTTAGGTCTTTCTGTTGGTCTTATCCAA AGAGGCATGAAACCTGAGGAAAGGAGGTCTAATTATAGATGTGATATTACATACACCAATAATTCA GAACTTGGTTTTGACTATTTAAGAGACAATCTTGCTGGCAGCAGCGGACAGCTTGTTATGAGATG GCCAAAACCATTCCATTTTGCAATAGTTGATGAAGTTGATTCTGTCCTAATTGATGAGGGAAGAAATCCATTGCTGATAAGTGGTGAG GCTAGCAAGGATGCTGCACGTTATCCAGTTGCTGCCAAAGTAGCCGAGCTTCTCATTCGTGGCCTT CATTACAATATACAGCTTAAGGATAATTCAGTGGAGTTGACAGAAGAAGGAATAGCCCTAGCTGAGATGGCTCTAGAAACAAAAGATCTGTGGGACGAGAATGACCCTTGGGCTAG ATTTGTCATGAATGCTTTGAAAGCCAAGGAGTTCTATCGCCAAGATGTCCAGTACATTGTTAAAAATGGGAAAGCTCTTATAATAAACGAG TTGACGGGGAGAGTGGAAGAAAAAAGACGATGGTCAGAGGGGATTCACCAGGCTGTGGAGGCAAAAGAAGGGTTACCAATCCAG GCTGATTCAGTTGTAGTGGCACAAATCACATACCAATCAATGTTTAAGCTTTATCCAAAGCTTTCAGGGATGACAGGAACTGCAAAAACTGAA GAAAAGGAGTTCTTGAAAATGTTCCAGATGCCTGTTATTGAAGTTCCCACAAATATGgcaaatattcgtcatgatttacctaTCCAAGCTTTTGCA AATGCTCGTGGTAAATGGGAATATGTTCATGCAGAAGTTGAAAGCATGTTCAGAGTTGGTCGTCCTGTTTTAGTGGGGACCACTAG TGTCGAGAACTCAGAATATCTGTCTGCTTTGCTGAGGGCTAGCAAGATTCCCCACAATGTCCTCAATGCACGACCAAAG TATGCTGCAAGAGAGGCTCAAACTGTGGCCCAAGCTGGACGAAAATATGCTATCACCATATCTACAAATATGGCTGGAAGGGGCACAGACATTATATTGGGAGGTAACCCCAAG ATGCTTGCAAAGGAAGTTATAGAGGACAGCATACTTTCACATATGAGTCATGATACTCCTGATGTTGAGGTTGAGGACCCAAAGTCACAAAAG GTgttatcaaaaatgaaaattggACCATCATCATTAGCTTTGCTAGCCAAGACGGCTCTAATGG CTAAATACGTGGGCAAAAGTGAGAACAAGAGTTGGACATATGAGAAGGCAAAATCTATAATTTCAGAGTCAATTGAAATGAGCCAGTCAATGGGTTTAGATGAACTGCAAAGGCTTGTGGAAGAACAGGCAGAGATGTACCCTCTTGGTCCTTGCATTGCAATTGCCTATTTATCGGTTCTAAAGGACTGTGAGATTCATTGCTTTCATGAAGGATTGGAAGTCAAACGACTTGGTGGTCTCCATGTCATTGGGACATCTTTGCATGAGTCCCGAAGAATTGATAATCAG CTTCGTGGCAGAGCAGGAAGGCAAGGAGATCCTGGATCAACACGCTTCATGGTCAG TTTGCAGGATGAAATGTTTCAGAAGTTCAACTTTGACACCGAGTGGGCTGTGAAACTTATATCCAGGATTACTAATGACGAGGATGTACCTATTGAAGGTGATACAATTGTCCGACAG CTTCTTTCTCTTCAAGTTTCGGCAGAAAAGTATTTCTTCAACATAAGAAAGAGCCTTGTGGAGTTCGACGAAGTGTTAGAG GTGCAAAGGAAGCATGTTTATGATCTGCGTCAGTTAATTTTAACTGGTGATTCTGAGAGTTGTTCACATCACATATTCCA GTACATGCAAGCAGTTATAGACGAAATTGTTTTGGGAAATGTTAATCCATTGAAG CATCCAAGCAGCTGGAACCTAGATAAACTCTTGAAGGACTTTGTTGCAATTTCAGGGAAGATTTTGGATG AGTCGTGTGCGGGAATTACAGTTGAATCTTTAATGCAATCACTTGCCAATGTTGATGAAGTGAGTGATGTAGATATCAACGATTTCTGTTTTCCAAATTTACCCCAACCTCCAAATGCCTTTAGAGGCATACGTAAGAAGACTTCCTCACTAAAACGCTGGCTAGCCATATGCTCCGACGATTCACTCTCACTCAA AGATGGAAGATATCGACTTGCTGCTAATCTTCTGCGCAAGTACCTTGGCGATTTATTAATTACTTCATATATGAACATCATTCAAGAGTCTGGTTATGCTGAAGAATATGTCAAAGAAATTGAG AGAGCAGTTCTTGTGAAGTCACTAGATTGTTTCTGGAGAGATCATCTTGTAAACATGAACAGACTAAATTCAGCG
- the LOC111921566 gene encoding protein translocase subunit SECA2, chloroplastic isoform X2, which translates to MAASSSAISNPSFFTVTTKRHQSSSPPFSFFCTRPANPFPLLSFCSRRRRFTPILIKASLKENLGRVTKTWGDFTSLNYWVVRDYYRLVEFVNSFEPRIQKLSDEQLTAKTAEFRRRLGKGETLADIQAEAFAVVREAAKRKLGMRHFDVQIIGGAVLNDGSIAEMKTGEGKTLVSTLAAYLNALTGEGVHVVTVNDYLAQRDAEWMGRVHRFLGLSVGLIQRGMKPEERRSNYRCDITYTNNSELGFDYLRDNLAGSSGQLVMRWPKPFHFAIVDEVDSVLIDEGRNPLLISGEASKDAARYPVAAKVAELLIRGLHYNIQLKDNSVELTEEGIALAEMALETKDLWDENDPWARFVMNALKAKEFYRQDVQYIVKNGKALIINELTGRVEEKRRWSEGIHQAVEAKEGLPIQADSVVVAQITYQSMFKLYPKLSGMTGTAKTEEKEFLKMFQMPVIEVPTNMANIRHDLPIQAFANARGKWEYVHAEVESMFRVGRPVLVGTTSVENSEYLSALLRASKIPHNVLNARPKYAAREAQTVAQAGRKYAITISTNMAGRGTDIILGGNPKMLAKEVIEDSILSHMSHDTPDVEVEDPKSQKVLSKMKIGPSSLALLAKTALMAKYVGKSENKSWTYEKAKSIISESIEMSQSMGLDELQRLVEEQAEMYPLGPCIAIAYLSVLKDCEIHCFHEGLEVKRLGGLHVIGTSLHESRRIDNQLRGRAGRQGDPGSTRFMVSLQDEMFQKFNFDTEWAVKLISRITNDEDVPIEGDTIVRQLLSLQVSAEKYFFNIRKSLVEFDEVLEVQRKHVYDLRQLILTGDSESCSHHIFQYMQAVIDEIVLGNVNPLKHPSSWNLDKLLKDFVAISGKILDVESLMQSLANVDEVSDVDINDFCFPNLPQPPNAFRGIRKKTSSLKRWLAICSDDSLSLKDGRYRLAANLLRKYLGDLLITSYMNIIQESGYAEEYVKEIERAVLVKSLDCFWRDHLVNMNRLNSAVNVRSFGHRDPLEEYKIDGCRFFISMLSATRRLTVESLLRYWSSPMDSQQIYT; encoded by the exons ATGGCGGCTTCTTCGTCTGCGATCTCAAATCCCTCCTTTTTCACCGTAACTACGAAGCGTCATCAGTCCTCTTCTCCTCCTTTCAGCTTTTTCTGTACACGACCTGCCAATCCTTTCCCCCTACTCTCGTTTTGTTCTCGACGCCGTCGCTTCACTCCCATACTAATTAAAGCATCTCTCAAA GAAAATTTGGGCCGCGTTACGAAAACGTGGGGAGATTTTACAAGCCTTAATTACTGGGTTGTTCGGGATTATTATCGTCTTGTAGAGTTCGTTAACTCCTTTGAGCCTCGAATTCAGAAGCTTTCTGATGAACAG CTAACTGCAAAAACTGCTGAGTTCCGCCGTCGCTTGGGAAAAGGAGAGACACTTGCCGATATTCAAGCCG AGGCATTTGCTGTTGTTCGCGAAGCTGCCAAGAGGAAGCTTGGGATGCGTCATTTTGATGTGCAG ATTATTGGTGGTGCAGTGCTTAATGATGGGTCTATTGCTGAGATGAAAACTGGAGAGGGGAAAACATTGGTTTCTACATTGGCTGCATATCTTAATGCCTTGACTGGCGAGGGTGTTCATG TGGTAACAGTCAATGATTACCTTGCTCAACGTGATGCTGAGTGGATGGGCCGTGTTCATCGCTTCTTAGGTCTTTCTGTTGGTCTTATCCAA AGAGGCATGAAACCTGAGGAAAGGAGGTCTAATTATAGATGTGATATTACATACACCAATAATTCA GAACTTGGTTTTGACTATTTAAGAGACAATCTTGCTGGCAGCAGCGGACAGCTTGTTATGAGATG GCCAAAACCATTCCATTTTGCAATAGTTGATGAAGTTGATTCTGTCCTAATTGATGAGGGAAGAAATCCATTGCTGATAAGTGGTGAG GCTAGCAAGGATGCTGCACGTTATCCAGTTGCTGCCAAAGTAGCCGAGCTTCTCATTCGTGGCCTT CATTACAATATACAGCTTAAGGATAATTCAGTGGAGTTGACAGAAGAAGGAATAGCCCTAGCTGAGATGGCTCTAGAAACAAAAGATCTGTGGGACGAGAATGACCCTTGGGCTAG ATTTGTCATGAATGCTTTGAAAGCCAAGGAGTTCTATCGCCAAGATGTCCAGTACATTGTTAAAAATGGGAAAGCTCTTATAATAAACGAG TTGACGGGGAGAGTGGAAGAAAAAAGACGATGGTCAGAGGGGATTCACCAGGCTGTGGAGGCAAAAGAAGGGTTACCAATCCAG GCTGATTCAGTTGTAGTGGCACAAATCACATACCAATCAATGTTTAAGCTTTATCCAAAGCTTTCAGGGATGACAGGAACTGCAAAAACTGAA GAAAAGGAGTTCTTGAAAATGTTCCAGATGCCTGTTATTGAAGTTCCCACAAATATGgcaaatattcgtcatgatttacctaTCCAAGCTTTTGCA AATGCTCGTGGTAAATGGGAATATGTTCATGCAGAAGTTGAAAGCATGTTCAGAGTTGGTCGTCCTGTTTTAGTGGGGACCACTAG TGTCGAGAACTCAGAATATCTGTCTGCTTTGCTGAGGGCTAGCAAGATTCCCCACAATGTCCTCAATGCACGACCAAAG TATGCTGCAAGAGAGGCTCAAACTGTGGCCCAAGCTGGACGAAAATATGCTATCACCATATCTACAAATATGGCTGGAAGGGGCACAGACATTATATTGGGAGGTAACCCCAAG ATGCTTGCAAAGGAAGTTATAGAGGACAGCATACTTTCACATATGAGTCATGATACTCCTGATGTTGAGGTTGAGGACCCAAAGTCACAAAAG GTgttatcaaaaatgaaaattggACCATCATCATTAGCTTTGCTAGCCAAGACGGCTCTAATGG CTAAATACGTGGGCAAAAGTGAGAACAAGAGTTGGACATATGAGAAGGCAAAATCTATAATTTCAGAGTCAATTGAAATGAGCCAGTCAATGGGTTTAGATGAACTGCAAAGGCTTGTGGAAGAACAGGCAGAGATGTACCCTCTTGGTCCTTGCATTGCAATTGCCTATTTATCGGTTCTAAAGGACTGTGAGATTCATTGCTTTCATGAAGGATTGGAAGTCAAACGACTTGGTGGTCTCCATGTCATTGGGACATCTTTGCATGAGTCCCGAAGAATTGATAATCAG CTTCGTGGCAGAGCAGGAAGGCAAGGAGATCCTGGATCAACACGCTTCATGGTCAG TTTGCAGGATGAAATGTTTCAGAAGTTCAACTTTGACACCGAGTGGGCTGTGAAACTTATATCCAGGATTACTAATGACGAGGATGTACCTATTGAAGGTGATACAATTGTCCGACAG CTTCTTTCTCTTCAAGTTTCGGCAGAAAAGTATTTCTTCAACATAAGAAAGAGCCTTGTGGAGTTCGACGAAGTGTTAGAG GTGCAAAGGAAGCATGTTTATGATCTGCGTCAGTTAATTTTAACTGGTGATTCTGAGAGTTGTTCACATCACATATTCCA GTACATGCAAGCAGTTATAGACGAAATTGTTTTGGGAAATGTTAATCCATTGAAG CATCCAAGCAGCTGGAACCTAGATAAACTCTTGAAGGACTTTGTTGCAATTTCAGGGAAGATTTTGGATG TTGAATCTTTAATGCAATCACTTGCCAATGTTGATGAAGTGAGTGATGTAGATATCAACGATTTCTGTTTTCCAAATTTACCCCAACCTCCAAATGCCTTTAGAGGCATACGTAAGAAGACTTCCTCACTAAAACGCTGGCTAGCCATATGCTCCGACGATTCACTCTCACTCAA AGATGGAAGATATCGACTTGCTGCTAATCTTCTGCGCAAGTACCTTGGCGATTTATTAATTACTTCATATATGAACATCATTCAAGAGTCTGGTTATGCTGAAGAATATGTCAAAGAAATTGAG AGAGCAGTTCTTGTGAAGTCACTAGATTGTTTCTGGAGAGATCATCTTGTAAACATGAACAGACTAAATTCAGCG